The DNA sequence CGGCTGAGGAGAGTAGCAGATGGGAATCGTTTTGGGGGTGGAAATTGCAACTGCACTTCAGGCCTTGAGACCGTTTCAACCTGCAGCCTCAGATAACCAGTGATTGATGGCTTATCTTGGGTTCCTTCTTTCCCCTTGGCCCCAGCCGCCCTCTGCGGGTTTTGAGAAGGCAAGTCTGGTTGTGAATCGGCTGGCATCTGTGACCCGCAGGGTGGAGGGGGGACCCCGAGCGCAAGGCCACGGCGACCGGCGACCGCAGCTGGCTTCCAACGGACCGGCCTGGCCCGCGTGGGCCGAGGCTGCGGGCTGCAGGCTGCGGCTGGCGCGGCTCCGGGCCGCCTCCTGCCCGCCGTCGCGGCCGCTGCCCTTGGCCCAGCCAATCCGACGCGAGCTTTCGCAGTAGGCGCTGGCCAATCAGTGGCCCGCGATTGCTGGAAACGCGAAACCCTTAGGGGAAAAGCTGTAACAAAAGCCTTTCACTGCAGACAAATGTTAAGTGTCTGTGCAGACttttcctgtttttaattttattactgcAAGAATGGAGGGTTTGTTGTTTCTTTCATGTTTCCTTTCAAGCAATTTTAATTATACATTTGGGCTACAGCAGGGACTCTGGAACGCAGTGATTTCAGCCTATTGCATCTAAAGCTAAAATGCAGTAACCTTCTGGCAATACAGACACATTCCTGCACTGTAAACATAGCTGACGCGCTAAAGAATTTTAAGCAGCTGCAAAGGTCTTGGACACCACACACAGTGCCCCAGAGAGCAGATGATGAGAAAACCAGCCCGGCCCTCCCCCACCGCTCCTCCACACCCGCGCTTCTCTTTCCTAAAGCGTTCTTTCCTCCAATTGTTCTGTCTTGTGCAATTTTTGACCAAACGCCTAATTACTATTGATTCTCATGGCAATGTGCTTTTTCATGCTCAatggttaattttttatttccggAGGGAATTACAAAAGAACCAGCCAGGATTTGAGGAAATGCTTACCTTGCTTCATCCCAGGTTTTCTTGCCCCTCCCCCATTATTGCTGCACTAGGCTGAATTTACAGGGAGTCAATTCAGCTGTCGCGTAACTAATAGCAACATAGGCCATATGGGAAACGATTTTAAAATCTCTTTGTGTgacttttgaaagaaaatcttCCTTCCCCAGTACAAGAGTCCCAACCATCCAAACATTTTATGTGCTGTTCATAGTTTTCCAAGGAAAGAGCCTTACGTTGTAAGGTTTCCCTTGCCATAAAAGAGCCCAGTTCAAAATGGCAGATAGCGGAACCGAGCAAGCCACTGGCTGAGGCACTGCGGAATGTGTGCTTCTGCGAGTGAGAGCGTAGACACACCGAACAAAACAAAGATTtgcttaaatattcatttatttgtcctaatattttatgtgtgtctcagAATCTAGCTTTAaaggagtaattttttttaaagtggcactTGTCCTCAAGAGAAATAAACAAGATGCTATATTTTGTTTCTCAGTGACATTTGGTATACTAAGTGCCCTTAAGTTTAGTAATTCACAGATGCAGGGTTAAATTAAACTGTCTGTCTGCAAAGCAATGGAGAAAAGCAGAATGGCTGATAGGAAACAAATGAGTTGGTTTTGAGATTTCTCTTCTAATCCTCTGTGGCAAATGCTGACCAAAGTTGATTCTAAAGATATCCTCAAGAGAAAAATCTATTGTGCACATTTATTTTCGTAAGTCTGCTATTTTAAGAGCTCTTAATATAAGACAAGACCAAACAGTGACAGGGAGCCCACCCCGAGGCTGATTTGTCTCACAGAGTTTAGGGGAGGAATCTAGAAGGCATAGCTGCCTACTCTGAATGCTGAGGCTCCACTTTTGaattttgaactttttttgtATACCTGCATATTTTTTGTCTTAATAAAAATCACCATGACTTTATATTGTTGAATTTGAAACCAAACCGATTCCTTTCAGTCATCTTCTGGTTTAAGCACTGGTAACTCATGCTTAGTTTATGTTGGCTGCCTGCCAAACGAAAGCAATTACGTGTAATAATAGAAAAATTAAGAGGTGAGTGTTGCTGTTTTACAGCAGGACATGGCAAAAACCATTTCCTTCTGTCAGCAGTATCTTGATCACACTCTCACAGTTTCACCTTTTTGTACCACATgagcacgtacacacacacacacacacacacacacacaatttcctgTGGGTTTTTACTTGAGGTCACTGAAACCAGAAAAAGGAAGGATGTAAACCACAGCTTTTGAAAGCAAGTGAGAATAGAAGTCTACtggtaaaaataataacaataaatgaaGTGGAAATAATTGGTGTTAAATGTACTCATTTCTCACCCCGCACTCCACTGCCGCAGGTGTCCTAGTGGTCAATGTCACGTGGAGGAACAAAACTTACGTGGGAACCCTACTGGACTGCACCAAGCACGACTGGGCGCCCCCCAGGTGAGTGCCTTTTATCTCCTCAACCTTCCCTGCCTTCTCTCACCCCCACCCCGTCTTTGCGAGGAAGCTGTAGAAACAGATTAGTAATATGTACAACTCTTCCTGTAAATGGAAACCAGGCAAAAGAGAAATGAGCAATTCTGGGCTGACTGGGCATAGGAAAATGCAGACACTGCCTTTCTCTTCTGGAGGGATATCTCCAGTCCCCTCTCTCTTATTCTTcctcctttgtttttctcttctctccaccaGCCTCAcaccctcttcctcccccacctcctcttcctcccctttctttcaaCATGGGAATGTGCACTGGTTGGGATCAACTACTGGGGCCGATTTCTCGGGTTTTCTGAGGGTGATCTTGAGCCCTTGGGCAGTTTGCTCCTGGTGCTAGGACAGGAAGTTCTccccaggcctccagctactaagGTGGCGACCCGCTGCGCTGCTTTGGGTCTCTTGTGAATTCCTGGGCTATTTTAGACATGTGCATTTGACACCTGTTCTTTGCTTCCCTAGGTTTTGTGAATCGCCAACAAGTGACTTGGAGATGAGAGGCGGCCGTGGTAGAGGGAAGAGAGCgaggtctgccgctgctgctccGGGCTCGGAGACCAACTTCACAGAGTCCAGGGGGATGCAGAGCAAGAACCGAGGGGGCGCCAATGGGAAAGGGAGGCGTGGCAGCCTCAATGCTAGCGGACGAAGGACACCCCCAAATTGTGCCGCTGAGGACATCAAAGCCAGCCCTTCCTCCACCAACAAGAGGAAAAACAAGCCTCCGATGGAGCTGGACCTGAACTCCAGCTCCGAGGACTGTAAGCCTGGAAAGAGGGTCCGCACGAACTCCAGGAGCACCCCCACCACCCCTCAGGGCAAACCTGAGGCTACTTTTTTGGACCAAGGCTGCGCCTCTCCTGTGTTAATCGACTGTCCCCACCCAAACTGCAACAAAAAGTACAAGCACATCAATGGCCTGAGGTACCACCAGGCTCATGCACACTTAGACCCAGAAAACAAGCTGGAGTTCGAGCCTGACGGTGAGGACAAGATCTCGGACTGCGAAGAGGCCCTGAGCAACGTCGCCCTGGAGTGCAGCGAGCCGAGCACGGGCGTGCCGGGGTACGATCCGGTGAAGGCGCCTGCCTCCCCCGGGTCTGGGGCCGCACCCGGGACCcccaagggaaagagagagctgATAAGCAATGGGCCGGGCCCTGCGGTTGGTTCCAAAGCCGGCAAGAACTCGGGCAAAAAGAAGGGCCTCGCCACGGAACTGAACAACCTCCCAGTCATCTCCAACATGTCTGCCACGCTAGACAGTTGCTCGGCCGGCGACGCCAGCTTGTCCGTGGAGATGCCCAAACTGGAAGCCGAGGGCTTGATCGACAAGAAGATTCTGGGCGACAAGGAAAAGGGCAAGAAGGCGAGCAACTGCAAAGTGGACAAGAACCTCTCCAAGCTGAAAGGCGCGCGGCCCatcgcgcccgcgcccgcgcccgcgcccccgCAGCTGATCGCCATCCCCACGGCGGCCTTCACGCCCGCGGGCTCGGGGCCGCTGCCCGGGCTTCCCCCGCTCTCCGCGCCCGCGGGGCAGGCCACGCCCAGGAGCCCGCCGCTGAAGCCCATCCAGCCCAAGCCCGCGGCCGCGGGGGAGCCGGCCGCCGTGAGCCCCGCCCTGGCCTCGCTCAAGGACCGGAAGCGGAAGGAGAAGCGGAAGGCCAAGGAGCGCGAGGGCCGGGAGACGCCCAGCGCCAAGCTGGACGCGAAGCTGGAGGACGCGAAGGCGGCGGGCAAGGACCTGGCTGGGCACTTTCTGAAGGAGCACCTGAGTAAGGGGGAAGGGCTGGCCAACGGGCTGTCCGAGGCCCAGGAGAGCCGCATGGCCAGCATCAAGGCCGAGGCGGACAAGGTGTACACGTTCACCGACAACGCGCCCAGCCCGTCCATCGGCAGCGCGGCGCGCGCCGACTGCAGCGCGCTGGTGAACGGGCAGCCGCCGCTGGCCCCGCTGCACGCGCTGCCGCAGAACGGCGCCGACGCGGCCAAGACCAGCAGCCCCGCCTACTCGGACATCTCGGACGCCGCCGACGACGGCGCCTCGGACAGCAGGTCGGAGGGCGTGAGGTCCAAGGCCAGCTCCCCGTCCGACATCATGTCTGCTAAAGACGGGCTGGTCAAAGGACATGCGTCCACGGCAGCGCAGCCGCCGTCTCAGCTGAAAGAGTGCCACTCTCCCTACTACCATGGCTACGACCCTTACTACTCTCCCACCTACATGCACCCCGGACAGGTGGGCATCCCCTCGGCTGGGAACAGTGGGAGCACTCAGGGCATGAAGATCAAGAAGGAGTCGGGGGAAGACGCGGACCAGAAAGACAAGGCGGAGCACTTAGAGCCCAAGAAAGTGGACCATAACTCGACGGCTCTGCAGCCCCCGCACGCGTCGGTGGTCACGCAGAGGCACCCTGCCCTGGCTCAGTCACTTTACTATGGCCAGTACGCCTATGGGCTCTACATGGACCAGAAGTCTCTGATGGCCACCAGCCCCGCCTACAGGCAGCAATACGA is a window from the Jaculus jaculus isolate mJacJac1 chromosome 12, mJacJac1.mat.Y.cur, whole genome shotgun sequence genome containing:
- the Znf608 gene encoding zinc finger protein 608 isoform X2, whose amino-acid sequence is MQLGGKGQLDPIQTVDPLFTVPAPPPPIASSLAPQILPSYFSPSSSNIAAPVEQLLVRTRSVGVNTCEVGVVTEPECLGPCEPGTSVNLEGIVWHETEEGVLVVNVTWRNKTYVGTLLDCTKHDWAPPRFCESPTSDLEMRGGRGRGKRARSAAAAPGSETNFTESRGMQSKNRGGANGKGRRGSLNASGRRTPPNCAAEDIKASPSSTNKRKNKPPMELDLNSSSEDCKPGKRVRTNSRSTPTTPQGKPEATFLDQGCASPVLIDCPHPNCNKKYKHINGLRYHQAHAHLDPENKLEFEPDGEDKISDCEEALSNVALECSEPSTGVPGYDPVKAPASPGSGAAPGTPKGKRELISNGPGPAVGSKAGKNSGKKKGLATELNNLPVISNMSATLDSCSAGDASLSVEMPKLEAEGLIDKKILGDKEKGKKASNCKVDKNLSKLKGARPIAPAPAPAPPQLIAIPTAAFTPAGSGPLPGLPPLSAPAGQATPRSPPLKPIQPKPAAAGEPAAVSPALASLKDRKRKEKRKAKEREGRETPSAKLDAKLEDAKAAGKDLAGHFLKEHLSKGEGLANGLSEAQESRMASIKAEADKVYTFTDNAPSPSIGSAARADCSALVNGQPPLAPLHALPQNGADAAKTSSPAYSDISDAADDGASDSRSEGVRSKASSPSDIMSAKDGLVKGHASTAAQPPSQLKECHSPYYHGYDPYYSPTYMHPGQVGIPSAGNSGSTQGMKIKKESGEDADQKDKAEHLEPKKVDHNSTALQPPHASVVTQRHPALAQSLYYGQYAYGLYMDQKSLMATSPAYRQQYEKYYEDQRVAEQKMAQAGRGDCERKTELPLKEPGQEDSKQKNMPSATISKAPSTPEPNKTHCKVGPSVPNKTEETGKSQLLSNHQQHLQADSFKAKQMENHQLIKEAVEMKSVMDSMKQTGVDPTSRFKQDPDSRTWHHYVYQPKYLDQQKPEELDRDKKLKEDSPRKTPNKDSGVSTLPVSLTSIKEEPKEAKRPDSQSVEESKLKNDDRKTPVHWKDSRGTRGAVSSPMTQHQSYIQYLHAYPYPQVYDPSHPAYRAVSPVLMHSYPGAYLSPGFHYPVYGKMSGREETEKVNTSPSISTKTATESKALDLLQQHASQYRSKSPAPVEKTASEREREAERDRDRHSPFGQRHLHTHHHTHVGMGYPLIPGQYDPFQGLTSAAALVASQQVAAQASASGMFPAQRRE